The sequence below is a genomic window from Oncorhynchus tshawytscha isolate Ot180627B unplaced genomic scaffold, Otsh_v2.0 Un_scaffold_7250_pilon_pilon, whole genome shotgun sequence.
TGCAGGTTTAGTAAACGGAGAGGATCATGGAACTGGTGCCGCCACACAACCATCATTTGACCATGATCAACAGGTAGAATTGCATCCAAACATTTCTTCCTTGTGAGGTTActgtatatataacattctaaGATATATTCTTCATATCAATTCTAATTTATTTACAGCAAACCTGAGCAAAAATCATTGTAAACAATTTAAACATTTTCTTACAACATCAAATGAAATACAGTGAAGAGAAAACGTGTCGTTCTTTTCAAGATGTCCATTTCTCctgtgtttattattatttttatacctGACCTAGTGTTGTTTATGTGCTTTTTGTAAGATCCTATTCTGGACTTTCTATTTCCTACCTCTGATATTGAACTCTGTTGAGGAAACATTTAGCTGGATGGTTTACGCCTGTTGTATTCTGTCAtgcgacaaataaactttgatttgtaaCCCGCTCCTTGTGCTGAATATGATAAATAGATaataaattaaatgtattgtataggCATGCAGGTGCAGTGTTTACATGTGTTGTTCTGGCTTTATAAGGAGTAAATTTGACAGCAATTGTTGTATGAAGCCTGAAATATTGGAACAAGGCTTCAATCTTTTACTTTCAAAGGCAATATCTTTGTGATTGTGAATGTAGATCCCGTGCATTCCTTCATTGACCTTAAAACTCCTGAAGGCTCTCCTCTTCTGAGTACATTGAGGACACGCTtagtgctgaggaggaggagaacatagCTCCCCAGGTCAAACTCTGTCCAGTCTCTGGATCAGTCTGCACCACTCTAGCCTCTTCTGAGTGATGTAGGCCGGGGTGATGGTCTGGACAGGGAGGCGAGGCGAGCCCTCCACTCTGGCCCTCTCACACAAGGCCTCTGCGTTACAGATCACATACATGCCGCAGTCATAGCTGTTCTGCTGCAAAGGACAGGGCTCCTCCACAAAGGGCACTTTCCTCCCCGACCCCAGGAAGGGCTCCAGCTTTGTGGCGATCCGCCGGGCGTGAAGCGAGTTGCCACCACTCTGCGAGTCGTAGTGGGCAAAATGGCCGCCGTCGCGCAAGAACAGCAGCAGGCTCCAGTGAGAGCCGCCGGCAGTCTGGATGGAGTTGTCGTTGACAGCCAGGAAGACCCAGCGCCGGGAAGCTAGCCCCAGCGGCTCCAGAAACAGGGCTAGTTCCTCCGGGCAGGCAGCACACTTGATAAACTGGGTGACCTCGGGGCTGATGAAGATGGCCGCTTCGCCAAGGCCCTTGAAGAGCTCAGCAGCAAAGTACTCGAAGGCAAAGCCGATGACCTGGTCGTTGAGCCAGTGAGGGCCCTCCAGTAAGGCCACATCAGAGCGCCGCAGGAGGCTGTCCTGGTAGCTCAACACAACGGGATCCATTCTCTCCAAGGCAGGGTGGGGGCGGACAGGTAGACAGGGTCA
It includes:
- the senp8 gene encoding sentrin-specific protease 8, which produces MDPVVLSYQDSLLRRSDVALLEGPHWLNDQVIGFAFEYFAAELFKGLGEAAIFISPEVTQFIKCAACPEELALFLEPLGLASRRWVFLAVNDNSIQTAGGSHWSLLLFLRDGGHFAHYDSQSGGNSLHARRIATKLEPFLGSGRKVPFVEEPCPLQQNSYDCGMYVICNAEALCERARVEGSPRLPVQTITPAYITQKRLEWCRLIQRLDRV